A DNA window from Deinococcus radiopugnans ATCC 19172 contains the following coding sequences:
- the trhA gene encoding PAQR family membrane homeostasis protein TrhA has product MRRLLLAPREPVNALTHWAGALAALIVLGPLLWWAHARGLALWPFVVFGVSMVALYSASASYHSFGRSERSMLWLRKLDHAGIFLLIAGSYTPIAYFGLHGVWQSVVLWVVWGIALTGIVLKLVTMRLPRWVSTMLYVGMGWLAVIFLPQLVHNLPAAAIVWLAAGGVLYTLGALVYGTRLIKAREQGFWRHWGFHEIWHLFVLGGTGAHVAMMFSLR; this is encoded by the coding sequence GAACCGGTCAACGCCCTGACCCACTGGGCCGGCGCGCTGGCGGCGCTGATCGTGCTGGGGCCGCTGCTGTGGTGGGCGCACGCCCGCGGGCTGGCGCTGTGGCCCTTCGTGGTGTTCGGCGTGAGTATGGTGGCGCTGTACTCGGCCAGCGCCAGTTACCACTCGTTTGGGCGCAGCGAGCGCAGCATGTTGTGGCTGCGCAAGCTGGACCACGCGGGCATCTTCCTGCTGATCGCGGGCAGTTACACCCCCATCGCGTACTTCGGGCTGCATGGCGTGTGGCAGAGCGTGGTGTTGTGGGTGGTGTGGGGCATTGCGCTGACCGGCATCGTGCTGAAGCTGGTTACCATGCGCCTGCCGCGCTGGGTCAGCACGATGCTGTACGTGGGCATGGGCTGGCTGGCCGTGATTTTCCTGCCGCAACTGGTTCATAACCTGCCCGCCGCCGCGATCGTCTGGCTGGCGGCGGGCGGCGTGCTGTACACGCTGGGCGCGCTGGTGTACGGCACCCGGCTGATCAAGGCGCGCGAGCAGGGCTTCTGGCGGCACTGGGGCTTCCACGAGATCTGGCACCTGTTCGTGCTGGGCGGCACCGGGGCGCATGTGGCGATGATGTTCAGCCTGCGCTGA